In Streptomyces qaidamensis, one DNA window encodes the following:
- a CDS encoding MMPL family transporter — protein sequence MAAFLYRLGRLAFRRRWYVALVWAAVLAAVGLGALKAPGAVDEEFSMPGIESQKAFDLMEQRFPGATADSATARVVFIAPGGEKVTAAGNKKSVEKAVAGLGDGTQVANAVDPFAAKTVSKDGTTAFATVTYKVGAGDLTDASRSHLERTIDQARDSGLTVEAGGTALAAEGGPGGTAEVIGVAIAAVVLLITFGSLAAAGLPLLTAVIGIGVSMATILALAGALGLSTTTGTLAMMLGLAVGIDYALFVVSRYREERAKGRTPQEATGLAVGTAGSAVVFAGLTVVIALAGLAVVGIPMLTKMGLAAAGAVVVAVLIALTLVPALLGFWPNAVLTRRARRSGRIEESAETNAGTRWARFVLRRPIPVLLLGVVGLGALALPAADLQLGMPGDEAKPTSTTERRAYDALAEGFGPGFNGPLTIVVDAKGAADPKAAAGTIAKEIGGTAGIVSVSPARFNDAGDTAVFSAVPSTAPTDEKTKNLVTTIRDERPGIESGTGASYEVTGSTAMNIDIAEKVQAALIPYLVVVVGLAIVLLLVVFRSLLVPLKAALGFLLSVLASLGAVVVVFQQGHGAELLGVEQTGPIMSLMPIFLVGIVFGLAMDYEVFLVSRMREAYVHGESSSQAITSGFHHSARVVVAAALIMIAVFAGFIGESDSMIKMIGFGLASAVLFDAFVVRMAIVPAVLALLGDKAWWLPKWLNRALPRVDVEGEALSRPEREAAPDTAPELEPART from the coding sequence GTGGCTGCTTTCCTGTATCGACTGGGCCGTCTGGCCTTCCGGCGGCGCTGGTACGTCGCCCTGGTCTGGGCGGCCGTCCTGGCCGCCGTGGGGCTGGGCGCCCTCAAGGCGCCGGGGGCCGTCGACGAGGAGTTCTCGATGCCCGGCATCGAGTCCCAGAAGGCGTTCGACCTGATGGAGCAGCGCTTCCCCGGCGCCACGGCCGACAGCGCGACGGCCAGGGTCGTCTTCATCGCGCCGGGCGGCGAGAAGGTCACGGCCGCCGGGAACAAGAAGTCCGTCGAGAAGGCCGTGGCCGGGCTCGGCGACGGCACGCAGGTCGCGAACGCCGTCGACCCGTTCGCGGCGAAGACCGTCAGCAAGGACGGCACGACGGCCTTCGCGACGGTCACCTACAAGGTCGGTGCGGGCGACCTCACCGACGCCAGCCGCAGCCACCTGGAGCGGACCATCGACCAGGCCCGGGACTCCGGGCTGACCGTCGAGGCGGGCGGTACCGCGCTGGCCGCCGAGGGCGGGCCGGGCGGCACGGCCGAGGTGATCGGCGTCGCGATCGCCGCGGTCGTGCTCCTGATCACCTTCGGTTCGCTGGCCGCCGCCGGGCTGCCGCTGCTGACGGCCGTGATCGGCATCGGCGTGAGCATGGCCACGATCCTCGCCCTGGCCGGCGCCCTGGGCCTGTCCACGACCACCGGCACCCTGGCGATGATGCTGGGCCTCGCCGTCGGCATCGACTACGCCCTGTTCGTCGTCTCCCGCTACCGGGAGGAGCGTGCCAAGGGCCGCACGCCGCAGGAGGCCACCGGGCTGGCCGTCGGCACGGCCGGGTCCGCGGTCGTGTTCGCCGGGCTCACCGTCGTCATCGCCCTGGCCGGACTCGCCGTGGTCGGCATCCCGATGCTCACGAAGATGGGGCTGGCCGCGGCGGGCGCGGTCGTCGTCGCCGTGCTGATCGCCCTCACCCTCGTCCCGGCGCTCCTCGGCTTCTGGCCGAACGCCGTGCTCACCCGGCGGGCCCGCAGGAGCGGCCGGATCGAGGAGAGCGCCGAGACCAACGCCGGCACCCGCTGGGCGCGGTTCGTGCTGCGCCGCCCCATACCCGTCCTGCTCCTCGGCGTCGTCGGCCTCGGCGCCCTCGCCCTGCCCGCCGCCGACCTCCAGCTGGGCATGCCCGGGGACGAGGCCAAGCCGACTTCCACCACCGAGCGCCGGGCCTACGACGCGCTCGCCGAGGGGTTCGGGCCGGGCTTCAACGGGCCGCTGACCATCGTCGTGGACGCCAAGGGCGCCGCCGACCCGAAGGCGGCCGCCGGCACCATTGCCAAGGAGATCGGCGGCACCGCGGGCATCGTGTCCGTCTCCCCGGCCCGCTTCAACGACGCCGGCGACACCGCCGTCTTCTCGGCCGTGCCCTCCACCGCGCCGACCGACGAGAAGACCAAGAACCTGGTGACCACCATCCGGGACGAGCGCCCCGGCATCGAGTCCGGCACCGGCGCGAGCTACGAGGTCACCGGCAGCACCGCGATGAACATCGACATCGCCGAGAAGGTCCAGGCCGCGCTGATCCCGTACCTGGTCGTCGTGGTCGGCCTGGCGATCGTGCTGCTGCTGGTGGTCTTCCGGTCGCTGCTCGTCCCGCTCAAGGCGGCCCTCGGGTTCCTGCTGTCGGTGCTGGCCTCGCTCGGCGCGGTCGTCGTGGTCTTCCAGCAGGGCCACGGCGCGGAGCTGCTCGGCGTGGAGCAGACCGGCCCGATCATGAGCCTGATGCCGATCTTCCTGGTGGGCATCGTCTTCGGCCTCGCGATGGACTACGAGGTGTTCCTCGTCTCCCGGATGCGCGAGGCGTACGTCCACGGCGAGTCGTCCTCCCAGGCGATCACCTCCGGCTTCCACCACAGCGCCCGGGTGGTCGTGGCCGCCGCCCTGATCATGATCGCGGTGTTCGCCGGGTTCATCGGCGAGAGCGACTCCATGATCAAGATGATCGGCTTCGGGCTCGCCTCGGCCGTCCTGTTCGACGCCTTCGTCGTACGGATGGCGATCGTGCCGGCCGTCCTCGCCCTGCTCGGCGACAAGGCCTGGTGGCTGCCGAAGTGGCTGAACCGGGCGCTGCCGCGCGTCGACGTGGAGGGCGAGGCCCTCAGCCGGCCGGAGCGGGAAGCGGCCCCGGACACCGCACCCGAACTGGAGCCGGCGCGCACCTGA
- a CDS encoding sensor histidine kinase, whose translation MGMRGELRGWRERGRVLAAAHPLLVDLGVALLVQGAMTMPFLVPRAPGLPAATWAAYGLSTLTVVPLVWRRRAPVAVLFAVLATSLLYRLAVDGPGQPLPYTGLVVVYTIAALSPARKRAVTGLVLLIAVPVGVWLNTRSARELTFSVFVFAAAYVFGRLTDARQRAHRIEAEQAAARERARIAREMHDILSHAVSLMIVQAEAGPVAVRSAPERAEAAFDAISATGRDAMAQLRHMLGVLRDGGDDSGGSPRQPQPGIAALPGLLDRVRGSGLDVVYRTAGDAGPVADGVGVTVYRVVQEALTNVVRHAEAQTATVELIRRGNELEVTVTDDGRGAQTVSRRGGHGLAGIRERAAAHGGDAVTGPGADGHGFEVRVRIPLSAAAEVKT comes from the coding sequence ATGGGCATGCGCGGGGAACTGCGCGGGTGGCGGGAGCGGGGCCGGGTGCTCGCGGCGGCCCATCCGCTGCTGGTCGACCTCGGCGTCGCGCTGCTCGTCCAGGGTGCGATGACCATGCCGTTCCTGGTGCCGCGCGCGCCCGGGCTGCCCGCGGCGACCTGGGCCGCGTACGGGCTGAGCACCCTCACCGTCGTGCCCCTGGTATGGCGCAGGCGGGCACCGGTCGCCGTGCTGTTCGCGGTGCTGGCCACCAGCCTGCTGTACCGGCTGGCCGTCGACGGGCCCGGGCAGCCCCTGCCGTACACCGGACTGGTGGTCGTGTACACGATTGCCGCGCTGTCGCCCGCGCGGAAACGGGCCGTCACCGGGCTCGTGCTGCTGATCGCCGTGCCGGTGGGAGTCTGGCTCAACACCCGGTCGGCGCGTGAACTGACTTTCTCCGTCTTCGTGTTCGCCGCCGCCTACGTCTTCGGGCGGCTGACCGACGCCCGGCAGCGGGCTCACCGCATCGAGGCCGAACAGGCCGCCGCTCGCGAACGGGCCCGGATCGCGCGGGAGATGCACGACATCCTCTCCCACGCCGTGAGCCTGATGATCGTGCAGGCCGAGGCCGGACCGGTCGCGGTACGGTCCGCGCCCGAGCGGGCCGAGGCCGCCTTCGACGCCATCTCCGCGACCGGGCGGGACGCCATGGCGCAACTGCGTCACATGCTGGGGGTGCTGCGGGACGGCGGCGACGACAGCGGTGGCTCCCCGCGACAGCCGCAGCCCGGGATCGCCGCGCTGCCCGGCCTTCTCGACCGGGTGCGCGGGAGCGGACTCGACGTCGTGTACCGGACCGCGGGGGACGCCGGGCCGGTCGCCGACGGAGTCGGGGTGACCGTCTACCGGGTGGTCCAGGAGGCCCTGACCAATGTCGTCAGGCACGCGGAGGCGCAGACCGCGACAGTGGAACTGATCCGTAGGGGGAACGAGTTGGAGGTCACGGTGACCGATGACGGGCGAGGGGCGCAGACCGTGTCCCGCCGGGGCGGGCACGGGCTCGCCGGCATCCGCGAGCGGGCTGCCGCCCACGGGGGCGACGCGGTCACCGGGCCGGGAGCGGACGGGCACGGCTTCGAGGTACGGGTGCGGATTCCCCTCTCCGCCGCGGCGGAGGTGAAGACGTGA
- a CDS encoding response regulator, protein MTIRVVVADDQELVRSGFAMILDAQPDIEVVAEAGDGGGAVDAVRRHAPDVALLDIRMPRMDGIEACRAISAASDCRTVMLTTFDSDEYVYDALHAGASGFLLKDVRRDDLVHAVRVVARGDSLLAPSVARRLVEQYTRPATARARRPDPRLDVLTARERETLLLLARGLSNAEIAAELVVSDHTVKTHVGNVLAKLGLRDRIQAVICAYETGLVAAGDPPAGGAAGAGSSPAPVRK, encoded by the coding sequence GTGACGATCCGTGTCGTCGTCGCCGACGACCAGGAACTCGTGCGCAGCGGCTTCGCCATGATCCTGGACGCGCAGCCCGACATCGAGGTCGTCGCCGAGGCGGGTGACGGCGGCGGGGCCGTCGACGCGGTACGGCGGCACGCGCCCGACGTCGCGCTGCTCGACATCCGGATGCCCCGCATGGACGGCATCGAGGCCTGCCGGGCGATCAGCGCGGCGAGCGACTGCCGGACGGTGATGCTGACGACCTTCGATTCCGACGAGTACGTGTACGACGCGCTGCACGCGGGTGCGAGCGGCTTCCTGCTCAAGGACGTCCGCCGCGACGACCTCGTGCACGCCGTGCGGGTCGTCGCCCGGGGCGACTCACTGCTCGCCCCCTCCGTCGCCCGGCGGCTGGTCGAGCAGTACACCCGGCCCGCCACCGCCCGGGCCCGCCGGCCCGATCCCCGGCTCGACGTCCTGACCGCCCGGGAGCGCGAGACGCTGCTGCTGCTCGCGCGCGGTCTGTCGAACGCCGAGATCGCCGCCGAGCTGGTGGTCAGCGACCACACCGTCAAGACGCACGTCGGCAACGTCCTCGCGAAGCTGGGCCTCCGGGACCGCATCCAGGCCGTGATCTGCGCCTACGAGACCGGCCTCGTCGCGGCCGGTGATCCCCCGGCCGGGGGAGCGGCCGGGGCCGGGTCCTCCCCCGCGCCGGTGAGGAAGTGA
- a CDS encoding MFS transporter gives MSESRTLSAETVDEQQAAVPEPATPAPPERAAAARTPTWWVWLAAWPVTAVFVLSNAATPLYVLWQRDIGFSKGTLTVVFAFYIVGLLGSLLVSGVVSDRLGRKPVLLPALALALAACAIFATATTVVALIVARLFTGIAVGAVVSAGMAAVTDVAGPERKRLAALLASCAMVFGAGLGPLLAGLLSETLPAPTVTVFVVEAVLLLTAVLAVLRMPVRRPAARGKGPWVRVPGVPHGNGIHLALGIAVFAPGITATSFVLSLGPTLLTELLGTTSRIVAGAMAFVMFLAATGVQFAVQKLPRRTILTAGAISTTLSMAALIAAVHASSVALLVASALLAGAGQGMGQLGGLSLLNSTVPAQRLAEANAALNVGGYIPAGLLPVSTGYLMDAVGLPTGATLFGTVLMGLAVVGGLVVLSGHRRVSEPA, from the coding sequence ATGTCGGAGAGTCGGACCCTGTCCGCCGAGACGGTGGACGAACAGCAGGCCGCAGTGCCGGAGCCGGCCACGCCCGCACCGCCGGAGCGGGCCGCGGCGGCCCGCACGCCCACCTGGTGGGTGTGGCTGGCGGCCTGGCCGGTCACCGCCGTCTTCGTGCTGTCCAACGCGGCGACCCCGCTGTACGTGCTGTGGCAGCGCGACATCGGGTTCTCCAAGGGCACGCTGACCGTCGTCTTCGCGTTCTACATCGTCGGACTGCTCGGCTCGCTGCTCGTGTCGGGCGTCGTCTCCGACCGGCTGGGACGCAAGCCCGTGCTGCTGCCCGCCCTCGCCCTCGCCCTGGCCGCATGCGCGATCTTCGCGACCGCCACGACGGTCGTCGCACTGATCGTCGCCCGGTTGTTCACCGGCATCGCCGTCGGCGCGGTCGTCTCCGCCGGTATGGCCGCGGTGACGGACGTGGCAGGCCCGGAGCGGAAGCGGCTGGCCGCGCTGCTGGCCTCCTGCGCGATGGTCTTCGGGGCCGGCCTCGGCCCGCTGCTCGCCGGCCTGCTGTCCGAGACGCTCCCGGCTCCCACCGTCACCGTCTTCGTCGTCGAGGCGGTCCTGCTGCTCACGGCCGTCCTCGCCGTGCTGCGCATGCCGGTACGCCGTCCCGCCGCCCGCGGCAAGGGCCCCTGGGTGCGCGTGCCCGGCGTGCCGCACGGCAACGGCATCCATCTCGCTCTGGGCATCGCGGTGTTCGCCCCCGGCATCACCGCCACGTCCTTCGTGCTGTCGCTCGGCCCCACCCTGCTGACCGAACTGCTCGGCACCACCAGCCGGATCGTCGCCGGAGCCATGGCCTTCGTCATGTTCCTCGCCGCCACCGGCGTCCAGTTCGCCGTGCAGAAGCTGCCCCGGCGCACCATCCTGACCGCCGGTGCGATCAGCACCACCCTCAGCATGGCCGCGCTGATCGCCGCCGTGCACGCCTCGTCGGTCGCGCTGCTCGTCGCCTCCGCCCTGCTCGCCGGAGCCGGCCAGGGCATGGGCCAGCTCGGCGGTCTGTCGCTGCTCAACTCCACCGTCCCGGCGCAGCGCCTCGCCGAGGCCAACGCCGCACTGAACGTGGGTGGTTACATCCCCGCCGGCCTCCTGCCGGTGTCCACCGGCTACCTCATGGACGCGGTGGGCCTGCCCACCGGCGCGACCCTCTTCGGCACCGTCCTGATGGGCCTCGCCGTCGTCGGCGGACTCGTCGTGCTCTCCGGCCACCGCCGGGTGTCCGAGCCGGCGTGA
- a CDS encoding serine hydrolase domain-containing protein, translating to MKMRTGLLTAAVLVAGLAVGPSALPAAASAPAASTAAPTAAPSPGPALEAAIAGLPRADATAALVRVGGKEGTWRGSSGVHDLETGRPADPAARFRAGSVTKVFTAAVALQLAQEGRLDLDRSARSYLPELIPASYGGVTVRQLLDHTHGIPAPDFPATTVEEAYANRFQVHDPEDMVRSATSKKPEFAPGEHQHYLNIGYTVTGLLIERVTHDSYERQVARRVLEPLGLRNTCFPGSGPRITGPHNHGYQTMRLDDGTTGLRDVSVWGATDAWAAGDIISTTADLERFTVALFKGRIVRGPLLEEMFTLPEVTGFGTGEPAAYSVGLSMKVLGGREVWGKTGGRWGYNAAIASTRDGSRTLVYSVNSTDAKGQGMNRTAENIMVAAYGRP from the coding sequence ATGAAGATGCGTACCGGCCTGCTGACCGCCGCCGTGCTCGTCGCGGGACTCGCCGTGGGGCCGTCCGCGCTCCCGGCCGCCGCCTCCGCCCCCGCCGCGTCGACGGCCGCGCCGACGGCCGCGCCGTCCCCGGGCCCAGCCCTCGAAGCCGCCATCGCGGGCCTTCCCCGCGCCGACGCCACCGCCGCGCTCGTGCGGGTCGGCGGCAAGGAGGGCACCTGGCGCGGCAGTTCGGGCGTGCACGATCTGGAGACCGGACGGCCCGCCGATCCGGCCGCCCGCTTCCGCGCCGGGTCCGTGACCAAGGTCTTCACCGCCGCGGTCGCCCTGCAACTGGCCCAGGAGGGACGGCTGGACCTCGACCGCAGCGCCCGCTCCTACCTGCCGGAACTGATCCCGGCGTCGTACGGGGGCGTCACGGTGCGGCAGCTCCTCGACCACACGCACGGCATCCCGGCCCCCGACTTCCCCGCCACCACCGTCGAGGAGGCGTACGCGAACCGTTTCCAGGTCCACGACCCCGAGGACATGGTCCGCTCGGCGACGTCGAAGAAGCCCGAGTTCGCGCCGGGCGAGCACCAGCACTACCTCAACATCGGCTACACCGTCACCGGTCTGCTCATCGAGCGCGTCACCCACGACTCCTACGAGCGTCAGGTCGCCCGGCGGGTGCTCGAACCGCTCGGGCTGCGGAACACCTGCTTCCCGGGGTCCGGCCCCCGCATCACCGGGCCGCACAACCACGGCTACCAGACCATGCGCCTCGACGACGGCACGACAGGGCTCCGGGACGTGTCCGTGTGGGGTGCGACGGACGCGTGGGCGGCCGGGGACATCATCTCGACCACCGCGGACCTGGAACGCTTCACCGTCGCCCTGTTCAAGGGGCGGATCGTGCGCGGGCCGCTGCTGGAGGAGATGTTCACGCTGCCGGAGGTGACCGGCTTCGGGACGGGGGAACCGGCCGCCTACTCCGTCGGTCTGTCCATGAAGGTGCTGGGCGGGCGCGAGGTCTGGGGCAAGACGGGCGGGCGCTGGGGGTACAACGCCGCCATCGCCTCCACCCGCGACGGCTCCCGCACTCTCGTCTACAGCGTCAACTCCACCGACGCCAAGGGCCAGGGCATGAACAGGACCGCCGAGAACATCATGGTGGCGGCCTACGGCAGGCCGTAG
- a CDS encoding ArsR/SmtB family transcription factor — MSATVRQAPVIKVVPEPEDLPEPLPEPAVGELRLETVLGALSDPLRLRIVRKLLLESEAFDHSCGWFGLDRPKSSLTHHFKALREAGVTRQRQYGLERRSHVRVDDLNARFPGLVDLVAAWTPPNAP, encoded by the coding sequence ATGTCTGCGACGGTTCGACAGGCGCCGGTCATCAAGGTGGTGCCGGAGCCGGAGGACCTGCCGGAACCGCTGCCCGAGCCGGCGGTCGGGGAGCTGCGGCTGGAGACCGTGCTGGGCGCGCTGAGCGACCCGCTGCGGCTGCGGATCGTGCGCAAACTCCTGCTTGAGTCGGAGGCGTTCGACCACTCCTGCGGCTGGTTCGGCCTCGACCGCCCCAAGTCCTCCCTCACCCATCACTTCAAGGCCCTGCGCGAGGCCGGCGTCACCCGCCAGCGCCAGTACGGCCTGGAACGCCGCAGCCACGTCCGCGTGGACGACCTCAACGCCCGGTTCCCCGGGCTGGTGGACCTGGTGGCGGCCTGGACACCGCCCAACGCGCCCTGA
- a CDS encoding ScbA/BarX family gamma-butyrolactone biosynthesis protein gives MARESVHKSASTEVLLTDARHLGEDRFAVAARLPREQFITADHPGEGALDPVLLAEAARQAAIHLSHRFHDIPLGHPFVLGEVAVELDEPLPPSADATLQAHCRRKAGNPRRACLELDATVWAAGRAAGRARVLWEAMEPRRYAVLRKRGAAQPPVVSGPAHAAAAGAASLPPARVGLRRDRDVLLASDTERSGRWWLRLDPGHPVLFDHPSDHIPGMALVEAFRQAAGVAATQGAVGPARVRDIGELTVAYDSFGEPDLPVAITLEPRGAGAREPHDEHARLVHLTATQGDRTLARARIRCGTPGRAHRRTGAAC, from the coding sequence GTGGCCCGCGAATCCGTGCACAAGTCCGCCTCCACGGAAGTGCTCCTGACCGACGCCCGGCACCTGGGCGAGGACCGGTTCGCGGTCGCCGCCCGGTTACCCCGGGAGCAGTTCATCACCGCCGACCACCCCGGCGAGGGGGCCCTGGACCCCGTACTGCTGGCCGAGGCGGCTCGGCAGGCGGCGATCCACCTGTCCCACCGTTTCCACGACATCCCCCTCGGGCACCCCTTCGTCCTCGGCGAGGTCGCCGTCGAACTCGACGAGCCGCTGCCGCCCTCGGCCGACGCGACGCTTCAGGCGCACTGTCGGCGCAAGGCCGGGAACCCCCGCCGCGCCTGCCTGGAACTGGACGCGACGGTGTGGGCGGCGGGCCGGGCAGCCGGCCGGGCGCGAGTCCTCTGGGAGGCCATGGAGCCACGCCGATACGCGGTCCTCCGCAAGCGCGGCGCCGCCCAGCCACCCGTGGTGTCCGGGCCGGCCCACGCCGCTGCCGCCGGGGCCGCCTCGCTGCCACCGGCCAGGGTCGGGCTGCGGCGCGACCGCGACGTCCTCCTCGCCTCCGACACGGAGCGCTCCGGCCGGTGGTGGCTGCGGCTGGACCCCGGCCACCCCGTCCTCTTCGACCACCCGTCGGACCACATACCGGGCATGGCTCTCGTGGAGGCCTTCCGCCAAGCGGCCGGCGTCGCGGCCACCCAGGGCGCCGTCGGCCCGGCCCGGGTGCGGGACATCGGTGAACTCACCGTGGCATACGACTCGTTCGGCGAACCGGACCTGCCGGTGGCCATCACCCTGGAGCCCCGCGGGGCAGGGGCCCGGGAGCCGCACGACGAGCACGCCCGCCTCGTCCACCTGACCGCCACGCAGGGCGACCGCACGCTCGCCCGGGCCCGCATCCGGTGCGGGACGCCCGGCCGTGCCCACCGGCGTACGGGGGCCGCATGCTGA
- a CDS encoding sensor histidine kinase — MSIPPERRYADRLEAFAEQHPFLVDLAMVLGLMGCATFGTSLSLPGAEPPAQDKAGVVLMGVACLALLRHRANPRTVVMITTGCTVTAVVMGYLLTPLLLAPIMAGLYWLATLTDRRTTRAYGILTMVAVIVAAVFTRSMDHLSLLLRTIGPFFWLMLPLAAGNMTRLRRAYLQAVQARAEHAERTREEEARLRVTEERMRIARELHDVVAHHMALANAQAGTAAHLALTRPEQTQKILNDLTGTTSSALRELKAALGLLRQDGEVPGSGPLEPSPGLSRLPELVSACESAGLKVTVDTEGEAQPLSPGVDLTAYRIVQEALTNVTKHATAEAARVLLTYTGSRLLITVSNDGPSKPEAARGRGFGVMGMRERALSIGGELCAGPRPQGGFEVTTALPLQPSVHLAEGTTA; from the coding sequence ATGAGCATCCCCCCGGAGCGCCGCTACGCGGACCGCCTGGAGGCATTCGCCGAGCAGCACCCCTTCCTCGTCGACCTGGCGATGGTCCTGGGACTGATGGGCTGCGCGACCTTCGGCACGTCCCTCTCCCTGCCCGGCGCCGAGCCGCCGGCCCAGGACAAGGCGGGCGTCGTCCTCATGGGCGTGGCCTGCCTCGCCCTGCTCAGGCACCGCGCGAACCCGCGCACCGTCGTCATGATCACGACGGGCTGCACGGTCACGGCGGTCGTGATGGGCTATCTGCTCACGCCCCTGCTGCTGGCACCGATCATGGCGGGGCTGTACTGGCTCGCCACCCTCACCGACCGCAGGACCACCCGCGCCTACGGCATCCTCACCATGGTGGCGGTGATCGTCGCGGCCGTGTTCACCCGCTCCATGGACCACCTCTCGCTGCTGCTGAGGACGATCGGCCCGTTCTTCTGGCTGATGCTGCCCCTCGCCGCCGGCAACATGACGCGGCTGCGGCGCGCCTACCTCCAGGCCGTGCAGGCCCGGGCCGAACACGCCGAGCGCACCCGGGAGGAGGAGGCCCGGCTGCGCGTCACCGAGGAGCGGATGCGTATCGCGCGGGAGCTCCACGACGTCGTGGCCCACCACATGGCCCTCGCCAACGCCCAGGCCGGAACGGCCGCGCACCTCGCCCTCACCCGCCCCGAGCAGACCCAGAAGATCCTCAACGACCTGACCGGCACCACGTCCTCCGCGCTGCGGGAGCTGAAGGCCGCCCTCGGCCTGCTCCGCCAGGACGGCGAGGTCCCCGGTTCGGGGCCGCTGGAGCCGTCCCCGGGCCTGTCCCGGCTGCCCGAGCTGGTCTCGGCGTGCGAGTCGGCCGGTCTGAAGGTCACCGTCGACACGGAAGGGGAGGCGCAGCCGCTGTCGCCCGGCGTCGACCTGACCGCGTACCGGATCGTGCAGGAGGCCCTCACCAACGTCACCAAGCACGCCACGGCCGAGGCCGCGCGCGTCCTGCTCACCTACACCGGCTCGCGCCTGCTGATCACGGTCAGCAACGACGGCCCCAGCAAACCGGAGGCCGCCCGGGGCCGCGGCTTCGGCGTGATGGGTATGCGCGAACGCGCCCTGTCCATCGGCGGCGAACTGTGCGCGGGCCCCCGCCCCCAGGGCGGCTTCGAGGTCACCACCGCGCTGCCCCTGCAGCCCTCCGTCCACCTCGCGGAAGGAACCACCGCATGA
- a CDS encoding response regulator transcription factor → MSIRVLLADDQALLRATFRMLIDSCPDLEVIAEASDGAEAVELTRELRPDIVLMDIRMPGTDGLTATSELCADPELSATRVLILTTFETEDYVAQALRAGASGFLGKDVTADTLLTGLRTVASGEALLSPVATRSLITRFLMAPAPGTGLASPERLADLTVREREVMALAAEGRSNPEIAEDLTLSPLTVRTHIHRAMTKLHARDRAQLVVIAYQTGLVRATPPA, encoded by the coding sequence ATGAGCATCAGGGTGCTGCTCGCCGACGACCAGGCACTGCTGCGGGCCACGTTCCGCATGCTCATCGACTCCTGCCCGGACCTGGAGGTGATCGCCGAGGCCTCCGACGGCGCCGAGGCGGTCGAGCTGACCCGCGAGCTGCGCCCCGACATCGTCCTCATGGACATCCGCATGCCCGGCACCGACGGCCTCACCGCCACCTCCGAGCTGTGCGCCGACCCGGAGCTGTCCGCCACCCGCGTCCTGATCCTGACCACGTTCGAGACCGAGGACTACGTCGCCCAGGCCCTGCGCGCCGGCGCCAGCGGATTCCTCGGCAAGGACGTCACCGCCGACACCCTCCTGACGGGCCTGCGCACGGTGGCCTCCGGCGAGGCCCTGCTCTCGCCCGTCGCCACCCGCTCCCTCATCACCCGCTTCCTCATGGCGCCGGCCCCCGGCACCGGCCTCGCGTCCCCCGAGCGCCTCGCCGACCTCACGGTCCGGGAACGGGAGGTGATGGCGCTGGCCGCGGAGGGCCGGTCCAACCCGGAGATCGCCGAGGACCTCACGCTCAGCCCGCTGACCGTGCGCACGCACATCCACCGGGCCATGACCAAGCTGCACGCCCGGGACCGCGCGCAGCTGGTCGTCATCGCGTACCAGACCGGGCTCGTACGGGCGACGCCGCCGGCGTGA
- a CDS encoding ScbR family autoregulator-binding transcription factor, whose amino-acid sequence MSEPQPAIAAFAPRKFVTRRGPDPKQERSARTRLLVLTAASELFAEQGFRHTSVKDVADRMKMTKGAVYFHYPSKEALAVAVVEEHYARWPALLEEVLTEGYGPLETAEQMLARAAVSFRDDIVVQAGARLQIERPHIDAELPTPYVDWTELLASLLVAARDEGQVREGVSPEAAARSLVSAFFGAQHISDVLRGRADVVERWTETSELLFHAIRAH is encoded by the coding sequence ATGTCCGAGCCGCAGCCAGCCATCGCCGCGTTCGCGCCGAGGAAGTTCGTCACCAGGAGGGGGCCCGACCCCAAACAGGAACGGTCCGCGCGCACCAGGTTGCTGGTGCTCACCGCGGCGTCCGAGCTGTTCGCCGAGCAGGGATTCCGGCACACGTCGGTCAAGGACGTGGCCGACCGCATGAAGATGACGAAGGGCGCGGTCTACTTCCACTACCCCTCCAAGGAGGCGCTGGCCGTGGCGGTGGTGGAGGAGCACTACGCCCGGTGGCCGGCGCTCCTGGAAGAGGTCCTGACGGAGGGGTACGGGCCGCTGGAGACGGCGGAGCAGATGCTGGCGCGTGCGGCGGTGTCGTTCCGGGACGACATCGTCGTGCAGGCGGGGGCGCGCCTGCAGATAGAGCGCCCGCACATCGACGCCGAGCTGCCGACGCCGTACGTCGACTGGACCGAGCTCCTCGCCTCGCTGCTGGTCGCGGCGCGGGACGAGGGTCAGGTGCGGGAGGGCGTCTCGCCGGAGGCGGCGGCGAGGTCCCTGGTCTCGGCGTTCTTCGGCGCCCAGCACATCTCGGACGTGCTCAGGGGACGCGCGGACGTGGTGGAGCGCTGGACGGAGACGAGCGAACTGCTCTTCCACGCCATCCGGGCCCACTGA